The following are encoded together in the Mastacembelus armatus chromosome 6, fMasArm1.2, whole genome shotgun sequence genome:
- the LOC113133358 gene encoding proprotein convertase subtilisin/kexin type 5 isoform X2 — protein sequence MRSVAAFLSFLCCVGFIGSKPSTPCSSGQFWLKNQCVLCHPTCSECTGHELFECTTCGVDEDGQERFLYQGHCRTHCPRGLYPDRVHYACLPCIANCELCTDGNICAKCREQYKLQNGVCQTASCDRGQVQDPDTGECINCEMGCKTCSTDPEICNSCIEGYFLFRHQCRRHCPQSTYEDQGRGVCLSCPAPCTDCRSNTRCLACQPGYFLNGGECVKQCPQQTFSDSSGWRCQPCHRSCQMCHGPHSTDCELCLGGNHPLHGQCPLINCPLGQYFDGNTGECHRCDASCKTCFGPQALDCSSCFKGYFLDQDSSCVTQCPSGSYANSATQLCEDCSPNCETCVDTSDNCISCSKGSSKLFLYHGHCWSNCPEGFFETAEGSCETCDSSCLTCDGIKSQCLSCADGHYLESGMCRLNCSLRTYPADDGTCRRCPPHCDVCTDERTCFKCSFLYMMLNGVCKANCPMGYYEDLEEGRCSQCHPTCGSCSGPLSDDCETCSTFSPNLYKGACSKDCPPHTYYELAATECQECHQTCMSCSGPEPNQCTQCEKGLVLDPNTLLCGVTGDTACPPRTYLHDDQFTCMGCHQHCYSCEGPGSDECHTCAIPKYLHNSTCVSECPAGTYKTRQEADGKELGFCLPCDHICSTCTGASPRDCLTCSPGYLRLLHLCVTHCPTGYYKEGSHCEKCDQSCEVCTGPGPESCRACPPPLLELQGTKLCVARCPQRFYWLNDICKQCHTSCKTCSDGSPQSCLTCDWGSTLKDKVCYPRCEEGQYFSEKETCEPCNISCRHCTGPRPDQCLTCHRDYALHAVENRCASCCQAGGNDTECCVCDSRSALCMEAPKPKSGDDQVTDLNTSSRALKHTSAALPIALLLALGLALAVFALVKAHAQKRLCWSHSYERLSGSGSINMPHGVPEPDSGDEVDVVYTSKGGSVYRRYSFIHEQDTNADQEVNESTCLSQS from the exons ATGAGGTCCGTCGCCGCCTTTCTGAGCTTTCTCTGCTGTGTCGGGTTTATTGGAAGTAAACCCTCGACGCCCTGCTCCAGCGGACAGTTTTGGCTGAAGAACCAGTGTGTCCTCTGTCATCCCACCTGCTCCGAGTGCACCGGACATGAGCTGTTTGAATGCACTACCTGTGGAGTTG atGAAGATGGACAGGAACGGTTCCTTTACCAAGGTCACTGTCGGACGCACTGCCCCCGGGGACTCTATCCTGACAGGGTTCACTATGCCTGCCTGCCCTGCATAGCCAATTGTGAACTCTGCACAGATGGCAACATATGTGCCAAATGTCGAGAACAGTACAAACTCCAGAACGGGGTCTGTCAAACAGCATCCTGTGACAGAG GGCAGGTGCAGGACCCTGATACCGGAGAATGTATCAACTGTGAGATGGGGTGCAAAACATGTTCCACGG ACCCTGAGATCTGCAACAGCTGTATTGAAGGTTACTTCCT TTTCCGGCACCAGTGTCGCAGGCACTGCCCCCAGAGCACGTATGAGGACCAGGGAaggggtgtgtgtctgtcctgcCCAGCGCCATGCACAGACTGCAGGAGTAACACGCGATGCCTTGCCTGCCAGCCTGGTTACTTTCTCAATG GGGGTGAGTGTGTTAAACAGTGTCCACAGCAAACCTTCAGTGACTCCAGTGGATGGCGCTGTCAGCCTTGTCACAGATCATGCCAGATGTGCCACGGACCTCATTCAACAGACTGTGAGCTTTGTCTTGGTGGAAACCATCCTCTACATGGGCAGTGCCCTCTGATCAACTGCCCATTAGGACAGTACTTTGACG GTAATACTGGTGAATGTCACAGATGTGATGCGTCCTGTAAAACCTGCTTTGGCCCACAAGCATTGGATTGTTCTTCTTGTTTCAAAG GATATTTCCTGGACCAGGATAGTTCTTGTGTCACACAGTGTCCATCTGGCTCTTACGCAAACTCTGCCACTCAACTGTGTGAGGACTGCTCACCAAACTGTGAGACCTGTGTGGACACCAGTGATAACTGTATCAGCTGTTCCAAAGGCAGCTCTAAACTTTTTCTCTACCATGGGCACTGCTGGTCGAATTGCCCAGA AGGTTTCTTTGAGACAGCAGAGGGGTCCTGCGAAACCTGTGATAGCTCCTGTCTGACATGTGATGGGATCAAGTCCCAATGTCTGTCCTGTGCTGATGGCCATTATTTGGAGAGTGGTATGTGTAGACTGAACTGTTCCCTTCGAACATACCCTGCCGATGATGGGACCTGCAGACGCTGTCCTCCCCACTGTGATGTTTGCACAGATGAAAGGACATGTTTCA AATGCAGCTTCCTTTATATGATGCTGAATGGTGTGTGTAAAGCAAATTGCCCCATGGGCTATTATGAGGACTTGGAAGAAGGCCGCTGTAGTCAGTGCCACCCAACCTGTGGCAGCTGTTCAGGGCCCTTGTCAGATGACTGTGAGACCTGCTCAACATTTAGCCCTAATCTCTATAAGGGTGCATGCTCCAAGGACTGTCCCCCTCATACTTACTATGAACTTGCAGCTACGGAATGTCAAG AGTGCCACCAGACTTGTATGAGCTGTTCTGGCCCAGAGCCAAACCAGTGCACTCAGTGCGAGAAGGGACTCGTGTTGGATCCGAACACGTTGTTATGTGGCGTGACGGGTGACACAGCATGTCCACCGAGGACCTACCTACATGACGACCAGTTTACCTGCATGGGTTGCCACCAACACTGTTACTCTTGTGAGGGGCCAGGCAGTGATGAATGCCATACATGCGCCATCCCCAAATACCTTCATA ACAGCACCTGTGTAAGCGAGTGTCCAGCTGGTACATACAAGACAAGGCAGGAAGCTGATGGGAAGGAGCTGGGATTTTGTTTACCCTGTGACCACATCTGTTCCACCTGCACTGGGGCGTCGCCTAGAGATTGCCTTACTTGTTCTCCAGGATACCTGCGTCTCCTTCATCTCTGTGTCACCCATTGTCCCACAGG GTATTATAAAGAGGGCTCCCACTGTGAGAAATGTGACCAGTCCTGTGAGGTGTGTACAGGACCAGGGCCCGAGTCCTGCAGGGCCTGTCCACCTCCTCTGCTGGAGCTGCAAGGCACCAAGCTGTGTGTTGCGCGCTGCCCACAGCGCTTCTATTGGCTTAATGACATCTGCAAACAGTGCCACACCAGCTGTAAAACCTGTTCAG atgGCTCACCTCAGAGCTGCTTGACGTGTGACTGGGGGAGCACTCTAAAGGACAAAGTATGCTACCCACGATGTGAAGAGGGACAGTACTTTTCAGAAAAG GAAACCTGTGAGCCATGTAACATCTCATGTAGGCATTGTACTGGCCCCAGACCTGACCAGTGTCTAACTTGTCACCGCGATTATGCTCTTCATGCCGTGGAGAACCGTTGTGCCAGCTGCTGTCAAGCTGGAGGGAATGACACAGAGTGCTGTGTTTGTGACAGCCGTTCAG CTCTGTGTATGGAGGCCCCCAAACCCAAGTCAGGAGATGACCAGGTAACAGACCTGAATACGTCATCCAGGGCTCTGAAACACACCTCAGCTGCTTTGCCTATTGCCCTGCTGCTGGCACTTGGATTGGCTCTGGCTGTGTTTGCCTTGGTCAAGGCTCATGCCCAGAAGAGACTTTGCTGGAGCCATAGTTATGAACGACTGAGTGGCAGTGGCAGCATCAACATGCCCCATGGTGTGCCTGAGCCAGACAGCGGAGATGAGGTGGATGTGGTGTACACCAGTAAAGGTGGATCAGTATATCGACGCTACAGCTTTATTCATGAGCAGGACACCAATGCGGACCAAGAAGTAAATGAGAGCACTTGCCTCAGTCAATCTTAG
- the LOC113133358 gene encoding proprotein convertase subtilisin/kexin type 5 isoform X1: MRSVAAFLSFLCCVGFIGSKPSTPCSSGQFWLKNQCVLCHPTCSECTGHELFECTTCGVDEDGQERFLYQGHCRTHCPRGLYPDRVHYACLPCIANCELCTDGNICAKCREQYKLQNGVCQTASCDRGQVQDPDTGECINCEMGCKTCSTEDPEICNSCIEGYFLFRHQCRRHCPQSTYEDQGRGVCLSCPAPCTDCRSNTRCLACQPGYFLNGGECVKQCPQQTFSDSSGWRCQPCHRSCQMCHGPHSTDCELCLGGNHPLHGQCPLINCPLGQYFDGNTGECHRCDASCKTCFGPQALDCSSCFKGYFLDQDSSCVTQCPSGSYANSATQLCEDCSPNCETCVDTSDNCISCSKGSSKLFLYHGHCWSNCPEGFFETAEGSCETCDSSCLTCDGIKSQCLSCADGHYLESGMCRLNCSLRTYPADDGTCRRCPPHCDVCTDERTCFKCSFLYMMLNGVCKANCPMGYYEDLEEGRCSQCHPTCGSCSGPLSDDCETCSTFSPNLYKGACSKDCPPHTYYELAATECQECHQTCMSCSGPEPNQCTQCEKGLVLDPNTLLCGVTGDTACPPRTYLHDDQFTCMGCHQHCYSCEGPGSDECHTCAIPKYLHNSTCVSECPAGTYKTRQEADGKELGFCLPCDHICSTCTGASPRDCLTCSPGYLRLLHLCVTHCPTGYYKEGSHCEKCDQSCEVCTGPGPESCRACPPPLLELQGTKLCVARCPQRFYWLNDICKQCHTSCKTCSDGSPQSCLTCDWGSTLKDKVCYPRCEEGQYFSEKETCEPCNISCRHCTGPRPDQCLTCHRDYALHAVENRCASCCQAGGNDTECCVCDSRSALCMEAPKPKSGDDQVTDLNTSSRALKHTSAALPIALLLALGLALAVFALVKAHAQKRLCWSHSYERLSGSGSINMPHGVPEPDSGDEVDVVYTSKGGSVYRRYSFIHEQDTNADQEVNESTCLSQS; encoded by the exons ATGAGGTCCGTCGCCGCCTTTCTGAGCTTTCTCTGCTGTGTCGGGTTTATTGGAAGTAAACCCTCGACGCCCTGCTCCAGCGGACAGTTTTGGCTGAAGAACCAGTGTGTCCTCTGTCATCCCACCTGCTCCGAGTGCACCGGACATGAGCTGTTTGAATGCACTACCTGTGGAGTTG atGAAGATGGACAGGAACGGTTCCTTTACCAAGGTCACTGTCGGACGCACTGCCCCCGGGGACTCTATCCTGACAGGGTTCACTATGCCTGCCTGCCCTGCATAGCCAATTGTGAACTCTGCACAGATGGCAACATATGTGCCAAATGTCGAGAACAGTACAAACTCCAGAACGGGGTCTGTCAAACAGCATCCTGTGACAGAG GGCAGGTGCAGGACCCTGATACCGGAGAATGTATCAACTGTGAGATGGGGTGCAAAACATGTTCCACGG AAGACCCTGAGATCTGCAACAGCTGTATTGAAGGTTACTTCCT TTTCCGGCACCAGTGTCGCAGGCACTGCCCCCAGAGCACGTATGAGGACCAGGGAaggggtgtgtgtctgtcctgcCCAGCGCCATGCACAGACTGCAGGAGTAACACGCGATGCCTTGCCTGCCAGCCTGGTTACTTTCTCAATG GGGGTGAGTGTGTTAAACAGTGTCCACAGCAAACCTTCAGTGACTCCAGTGGATGGCGCTGTCAGCCTTGTCACAGATCATGCCAGATGTGCCACGGACCTCATTCAACAGACTGTGAGCTTTGTCTTGGTGGAAACCATCCTCTACATGGGCAGTGCCCTCTGATCAACTGCCCATTAGGACAGTACTTTGACG GTAATACTGGTGAATGTCACAGATGTGATGCGTCCTGTAAAACCTGCTTTGGCCCACAAGCATTGGATTGTTCTTCTTGTTTCAAAG GATATTTCCTGGACCAGGATAGTTCTTGTGTCACACAGTGTCCATCTGGCTCTTACGCAAACTCTGCCACTCAACTGTGTGAGGACTGCTCACCAAACTGTGAGACCTGTGTGGACACCAGTGATAACTGTATCAGCTGTTCCAAAGGCAGCTCTAAACTTTTTCTCTACCATGGGCACTGCTGGTCGAATTGCCCAGA AGGTTTCTTTGAGACAGCAGAGGGGTCCTGCGAAACCTGTGATAGCTCCTGTCTGACATGTGATGGGATCAAGTCCCAATGTCTGTCCTGTGCTGATGGCCATTATTTGGAGAGTGGTATGTGTAGACTGAACTGTTCCCTTCGAACATACCCTGCCGATGATGGGACCTGCAGACGCTGTCCTCCCCACTGTGATGTTTGCACAGATGAAAGGACATGTTTCA AATGCAGCTTCCTTTATATGATGCTGAATGGTGTGTGTAAAGCAAATTGCCCCATGGGCTATTATGAGGACTTGGAAGAAGGCCGCTGTAGTCAGTGCCACCCAACCTGTGGCAGCTGTTCAGGGCCCTTGTCAGATGACTGTGAGACCTGCTCAACATTTAGCCCTAATCTCTATAAGGGTGCATGCTCCAAGGACTGTCCCCCTCATACTTACTATGAACTTGCAGCTACGGAATGTCAAG AGTGCCACCAGACTTGTATGAGCTGTTCTGGCCCAGAGCCAAACCAGTGCACTCAGTGCGAGAAGGGACTCGTGTTGGATCCGAACACGTTGTTATGTGGCGTGACGGGTGACACAGCATGTCCACCGAGGACCTACCTACATGACGACCAGTTTACCTGCATGGGTTGCCACCAACACTGTTACTCTTGTGAGGGGCCAGGCAGTGATGAATGCCATACATGCGCCATCCCCAAATACCTTCATA ACAGCACCTGTGTAAGCGAGTGTCCAGCTGGTACATACAAGACAAGGCAGGAAGCTGATGGGAAGGAGCTGGGATTTTGTTTACCCTGTGACCACATCTGTTCCACCTGCACTGGGGCGTCGCCTAGAGATTGCCTTACTTGTTCTCCAGGATACCTGCGTCTCCTTCATCTCTGTGTCACCCATTGTCCCACAGG GTATTATAAAGAGGGCTCCCACTGTGAGAAATGTGACCAGTCCTGTGAGGTGTGTACAGGACCAGGGCCCGAGTCCTGCAGGGCCTGTCCACCTCCTCTGCTGGAGCTGCAAGGCACCAAGCTGTGTGTTGCGCGCTGCCCACAGCGCTTCTATTGGCTTAATGACATCTGCAAACAGTGCCACACCAGCTGTAAAACCTGTTCAG atgGCTCACCTCAGAGCTGCTTGACGTGTGACTGGGGGAGCACTCTAAAGGACAAAGTATGCTACCCACGATGTGAAGAGGGACAGTACTTTTCAGAAAAG GAAACCTGTGAGCCATGTAACATCTCATGTAGGCATTGTACTGGCCCCAGACCTGACCAGTGTCTAACTTGTCACCGCGATTATGCTCTTCATGCCGTGGAGAACCGTTGTGCCAGCTGCTGTCAAGCTGGAGGGAATGACACAGAGTGCTGTGTTTGTGACAGCCGTTCAG CTCTGTGTATGGAGGCCCCCAAACCCAAGTCAGGAGATGACCAGGTAACAGACCTGAATACGTCATCCAGGGCTCTGAAACACACCTCAGCTGCTTTGCCTATTGCCCTGCTGCTGGCACTTGGATTGGCTCTGGCTGTGTTTGCCTTGGTCAAGGCTCATGCCCAGAAGAGACTTTGCTGGAGCCATAGTTATGAACGACTGAGTGGCAGTGGCAGCATCAACATGCCCCATGGTGTGCCTGAGCCAGACAGCGGAGATGAGGTGGATGTGGTGTACACCAGTAAAGGTGGATCAGTATATCGACGCTACAGCTTTATTCATGAGCAGGACACCAATGCGGACCAAGAAGTAAATGAGAGCACTTGCCTCAGTCAATCTTAG
- the gcnt3 gene encoding beta-1,3-galactosyl-O-glycosyl-glycoprotein beta-1,6-N-acetylglucosaminyltransferase 3: MKHYSLGPFALNCTGDKTSSKKMAFSWFFKSRMMWRTLGLILMSMFLSFFLWETASNRNSLFLLRIPEQFTVDLPGCLAIINRDIEGKKSEVEAVLASRRRQNVLSEDFYLNVTKDCPAYIKMRYFFTMPLSEEEKDFPIAYSMVIHENIEMFERLLRAVYAPQNVYCVHVDQKSSKHFQKAVKSIVSCFPNVFVASKLETVVYASWSRVQADLNCMKDLLNSHVRWRYLLNTCGSDFPIKTNREMVEAMKALNGMNSMESEVTSESKKGRWQYHHNVTDTIIRTDVRKTPPPISTPMFSGNAYFVVTRAFVKHVMEDTEVQKLLEWEKDTYSPDEHLWATLQRMPSVPGSVPINIKYDMSDMQAKARLVNWAYLAGDMNNGAPYYPCTGAYRRAVCVYGAGDLHWLLKQHHLFANKFDPQVDDVAIRCIETVLHFKALDYDPLRTDG; this comes from the coding sequence ATGAAGCACTACAGCCTCGGCCCATTTGCTTTAAACTGCACTGGAGATAAGACCTCAAGCAAGAAAATGGCCTTTTCATGGTTCTTCAAGAGTCGTATGATGTGGAGGACCCTTGGTCTCATTCTCATGAGTATGTTCCTGTCTTTCTTCCTTTGGGAAACTGCTTCTAACAGAAATTCACTATTTCTTCTCAGAATACCAGAGCAGTTCACTGTTGACCTGCCTGGCTGCTTGGCTATCATTAACAGAGACATAGAGGGCAAGAAAAGTGAAGTAGAAGCAGTTCTGGCATCTAGGAGAAGGCAGAATGTTTTATCTGAAGACTTTTACCTAAATGTGACAAAAGACTGCCCGGCTTACATCAAAATGAgatatttttttacaatgccTCTTAGtgaagaggagaaggattttCCTATTGCCTACTCGATGGTGATCCATGAGAATATTGAGATGTTTGAAAGGCTTCTGCGAGCTGTTTATGCTCCTCAAAACGTCTACTGTGTGCACGTGGACCAGAAATCCTCAAAGCACTTTCAGAAGGCTGTGAAATCAATTGTTTCATGTTTCCCTAATGTGTTTGTAGCCAGTAAACTAGAAACAGTAGTATATGCCTCCTGGTCTCGAGTGCAGGCAGATCTGAACTGCATGAAAGATCTTCTGAACTCACACGTCAGGTGGAGGTACCTTCTCAACACCTGTGGGTCAGACTTCCCCATCaaaaccaacagagagatggttGAGGCAATGAAGGCTCTTAATGGGATGAACAGCATGGAGTCAGAAGTCACCAGTGAGTCCAAGAAAGGCCGTTGGCAATATCATCACAACGTGACCGACACCATCATCAGGACAGATGTGAGAAAAACTCCCCCACCCATCAGCACCCCCATGTTCTCAGGAAATGCCTACTTTGTGGTCACAAGAGCCTTTGTTAAACATGTGATGGAGGACACAGAGGTTCAGAAATTGCTGGAGTGGGAGAAGGACACATACAGCCCTGATGAACACTTGTGGGCCACTCTTCAGAGGATGCCCTCTGTTCCTGGGTCAGTGCCTATTAACATCAAGTATGACATGTCGGACATGCAGGCCAAAGCTCGTCTGGTGAATTGGGCCTACTTAGCAGGAGATATGAACAATGGAGCCCCATACTACCCTTGCACTGGTGCTTACAGAagagctgtttgtgtgtatggagCTGGTGACCTCCATTGGCTCctgaaacaacaccacctcttTGCAAATAAGTTTGATCCTCAGGTTGATGATGTTGCCATCAGATGTATTGAGACAGTTTTGCATTTCAAAGCTTTAGACTATGACCCACTGCGAACAGATGGataa